A DNA window from Hydractinia symbiolongicarpus strain clone_291-10 chromosome 6, HSymV2.1, whole genome shotgun sequence contains the following coding sequences:
- the LOC130647146 gene encoding uncharacterized protein LOC130647146: MIRQFIVLLCCLVWNVKAKEVKAGHRWRHISGRLKVISAGQAGVWGVDTRNFVWLKEGTYLDGPIPVNATFGKHWFRISGYLKEICSGYNVVWGVNPRGAIFIRTGISKKNPQGKKWKVIPGGLKQVSVSPRTNNVWGVNVNDHIYYRHGASISRPAGNYWVHIPGGLKYISVGDSGVWGVNKHDHIYYRVGTRGGHGSGKHWHRISGGLKQIYSGHNIVWGVNAHDHIYIREGISDLHPSGTHWRRIGGLLKYVTVNSYDGGVWGANSHNHLWYRLGARLVNVGFSPWTPLSKCSDECGGLQHRYRYCLRHAPGYQPSSCIGSLADDINCGSHCYPKWPRDFAWHSAGPLLGRHCIQILEAADPHTWRDNYFCWYRKKKSPNIKWSSAGPIRGMRCTQILETADPHTWRDNYLCVPPTSPYNFRWSSAGPIKGLECIQWLEAADPHTWRDNYLCNRRM, from the exons ATGATACGACAGTTTATTGTTCTGCTTTGCTGCTTGGTATGGAATGTTAAAGCAAAAG AGGTAAAAGCTGGGCATAGATGGAGGCATATATCTGGCAGATTGAAAGTAATCTCTGCTGGGCAAGCCGGAGTTTGGGGTGTCGATACACGCAACTTTGTTTGGCTTAAAGAAGGTACATATTTGGATGGACCAATTCCAGTTAATGCAACATTTGGAAAGCATTGGTTTAGAATAT CTGGATATTTGAAGGAGATTTGTTCAGGATACAATGTAGTCTGGGGAGTAAATCCGCGTGGTGCAATATTTATTAGAACAG GCATATCAAAAAAGAACCCACAGGGAAAGAAATGGAAAGTTATTCCAGGTGGTCTTAAACAAGTGAGCGTCAGTCCAAGAACAAATAATGTATGGGGTGTAAATGTAAATGATCATATATACTACAGACATGGTGCCAGCATTTCGAGACCAGCAG GTAATTATTGGGTGCACATACCAGGCGGTTTAAAGTATATATCTGTAGGAGATTCTGGTGTTTGGGGTGTGAACAAGCATGATCATATATACTATCGAGTTGGTACAAGAGGAGGCCATGGCAGCG GTAAACATTGGCATCGAATATCTGGTGGACTGAAACAAATATACAGTGGCCATAATATTGTCTGGGGAGTAAATGCTCACGACCACATATATATTAGAGAAG GTATCTCTGATCTTCATCCTTCTGGAACACACTGGCGTCGTATTGGTGgtcttttaaaatatgtaaCAGTTAATAGCTACGACGGAGGTGTTTGGGGAGCTAATTCGCATAATCATTTATGGTACAGATTGGGTGCCCGTTTAGTGAATGTTGGATTTTCGCCATGGACGCCATTATCAAAATGCAGCGATGAATGTGGCGGTTTGCAGCACAGATACAGGTACTGTTTGCGACATGCACCTGGATACCAGCCATCTTCGTGTATAGGAAGTTTAGCTGATGATATTAATTGTGGTTCACATT GTTATCCTAAATGGCCTCGAGATTTTGCCTGGCATTCTGCTGGACCACTTCTTGGAAGACATTGTATTCAAATCCTAGAAGCAGCTGATCCGCACACTTGGCGAGACAATTACTTTTGTTGgtacagaaagaaaaaatcaccGAACATTAAATGGTCCTCAGCTG GTCCCATTAGAGGAATGCGCTGCACCCAGATTCTTGAAACAGCTGATCCACACACATGGCGAGATAATTACTTATGCGTGCCGCCGACTTCCCCTTATAATTTCAGATGGTCCTCCGCAGGACCAATAAAAGGACTAGAATGTATACAATGGCTAGAAGCTGCCGATCCTCATACATGGAGAGATAACTATTTATGCAACAGGAGAATGTGA
- the LOC130648063 gene encoding tigger transposable element-derived protein 4-like: protein MDSEIFTDYVKKLDVKFETASRKIVLIIDNCPAHPEVTGLKAVELVFLPLNTTSKTQPMDQGVIRALKAYYRSNLVKRQIKFIDGGKEVPKINILEGMQILVKSWDAVSKDTVKNCFKKAGISKEAQITSLNDADDPYKSLSDSISELKKREVDGDIFNADDFVDIDFEVCTSKSIELTDEEIVEIVLNEDKDQNGPNLEDDDDDEIEAHDIPPKKPKQSELEEALELLERRSLFDKNGFEIKKQLNMITRTCQKHYIDKNQVRLLATLIYNVYIMCKYGHITMNSHHSHAPEMFYSDE from the exons ATGGATTCTGAAATCTTTACCGATTATGTGAAAAAACTCGATGTTAAATTTGAAACTGCGAGTCGAAAGATTGTCTTGATAATTGACAATTGCCCAGCTCATCCAGAAGTCACTGGTCTTAAAGCAGTAGAATTAGTTTTTCTACCACTAAATACAACGTCTAAGACCCAGCCCATGGATCAAGGTGTAATCCGAGCATTGAAGGCATATTACCGGTCAAATCTTGTGAAACGTCAAATAAAGTTCATTGACGGCGGTAAAGAGGTCcctaaaattaacattcttgaagGGATGCAAATCTTGGTCAAATCATGGGACGCTGTTTCAAAAGACACCGTTAAAAACTGCTTTAAGAAGGCAGGCATCTCAAAAGAGGCACAGATCACGAGTCTCAATGATGCTGATGACCCATATAAATCTCTTTCTGACAGCATAAGCGAgttgaaaaaaagagaagttgACGGCGACATCTTTAACGCAGATGATTTTGTGGATATTGATTTTGAGGTATGCACGAGTAAATCAATTGAATTGACTGATGAGGAAATCGTGGAAATCGTACTTAATGAGGACAAAGATCAAAACGGGCCGAATCTCgaagatgacgatgatgatgaaattgaggCACATGACATCCCCCCGAAGAAGCCAAAGCAGTCAGAGTTGGAAGAGGCCTTAGAATTGTTGGAAAGACGGTCTTTGTTTGACAAGAATGGTTTTGAAATCAAAAAGCAGTTAAACATGATAACACGTACATGTCAAAAACACTACATCGata AAAATCAGGTTCGCTTGCTGGCCACTCTGATCTACAACGTGTACATAATGTGCAAATATGGCCACATTACGATGAACTCGCATCATTCGCATGCT CCAGAGATGTTTTATTCAGATgagtaa